Sequence from the Methanobrevibacter arboriphilus genome:
AGAGCATTTGCAGATAAAATTATTGAAGAAGAAGAGTTAAGAATGGAAAAAGCCGTTGAGAAAACAGATATGGTGGTAAGGCTCGGACCAACATTTGGGCTTATGGGAACTTTAATTCCAATGGGACCAGGACTTGCAGCACTTGGAGCAGGGAATATAGAATTATTAGCTCAAGCAATAATAATAGCATTTGACACAACGGTAACTGGATTAGCAGCTTCAGCTGTATCTTATGTTGTTTCAAAACTTAGAAAACGTTGGTATGAAGAAGATCTATCTAATTTTGAAGTTTTAATCAACTCTACTCTAGAAATTCTGGAAAAAAATAAACTCTAAGATAATAAAAAAGAGTTGGTACAATGTCTAAGAAAAGAAGATTTTTAGGAAAAAGTAGTGGTGATGATGATCCTCTCGCAGGAATGGCAAATTTAACTGATGCCATGCTTGTATTAGCTGTTGGTTTCTTAATATTTGCAGTTATGTCTATGAATATGCAAAGTATAATATTTAATGATGCTACACCTGAAGAAAAAAAGAAAATGGCAAATAGAATAAAAG
This genomic interval carries:
- a CDS encoding MotA/TolQ/ExbB proton channel family protein, translating into MDIIGSGILTGILHAISQSLLIPVIIILILFVIFALISVGGLIAEYTSRKKFKLEESESLIRSLNSLNNTNQMKEAIKESDINEEYKLAMIKVINNEDFGTETKRAFADKIIEEEELRMEKAVEKTDMVVRLGPTFGLMGTLIPMGPGLAALGAGNIELLAQAIIIAFDTTVTGLAASAVSYVVSKLRKRWYEEDLSNFEVLINSTLEILEKNKL
- a CDS encoding DUF2149 domain-containing protein, producing the protein MSKKRRFLGKSSGDDDPLAGMANLTDAMLVLAVGFLIFAVMSMNMQSIIFNDATPEEKKKMANRIKEAVSVEEGENYNGTVDVESGESEGMENMGTVYKDPTTGKLIMIPPTNST